One genomic window of Syngnathus acus chromosome 11, fSynAcu1.2, whole genome shotgun sequence includes the following:
- the LOC119130288 gene encoding BOLA class I histocompatibility antigen, alpha chain BL3-6-like isoform X1 yields the protein MNCTRLLNVKTKQDHGCHFCVSLSVIRKLNYFKTSSQVAKLPEFLEAAYVDGVQIQQFDSNHRETKAKHDRVNKITEDKPHFWEIVINIQNEQNMKDNIETAKKRFNQTGGVHMIQVISGCERDDETGEVDGWQHHRHDGEDVISFEAKTMTWIAAHPQAFIPKLKFDQIDGYNEARKNYYTEECPSDLKKHVSNGRDFLTRTELPKVSLLQKTPSSPVTCHATGFYPITSSLFWRKNGEEIHEDVEMGETPPNHDGTFQTSVELRVEVTPAAAEREYECVFQLAGVSEGIVIKLDAGSILSNQEEQDRKKAVAIAVPLVVLALVAVVMGGAHQHITKTIKTQVRTYSLSSA from the exons atgaattgcACAAGATTgctaaatgtaaaaacaaagcaagatcatgggtgtcatttttgtgttaGTCTTTCCGTCATTCGCAAGCTCAATTATTTCAAGACCAGCTCTCAAGTTGCAAAGCTACCAGAGTTCTTGGAGGCGGCGTATGTTGACGGCGTTCAGATTCAGCAGTTTGACAGTAACCACAGGGAAACGAAAGCCAAACATGACCGGGTGAACAAAATCACAGAAGATAAGCCGCACTTCTGGGAGATAGTGATCAATATTCAGAATGAGCAGAACATGAAGGACAACATTGAAACCGCTAAAAAGCGCTTCAACCAAACTGGAG GTGTTCACATGATTCAGGTGATAAGCGGCTGTGAACGGGATGATGAGACTGGGGAGGTTGACGGTTGGCAGCACCACCGTCACGATGGAGAAGACGTCATATCATTTGAGGCGAAGACGATGACATGGATCGCAGCACATCCACAAGCTTTCATCCCCAAATTGAAGTTTGACCAAATAGATGGGTACAATGAAGCCAGGAAGAATTACTACACTGAGGAGTGTCCTTCTGATTTGAAGAAGCATGTGAGCAACGGGAGGGACTTCCTGACGAGAACCG AGCTTCCCAAGGTGTCTCTCCTGCAGAAGACGCCTTCCTCTCCGGTCACCTGCCACGCCACGGGTTTCTACCCCATTACATCGTCCCTCTTTTGGAGGAAGAACGGCGAGGAGATCCACGAGGACGTGGAGATGGGGGAGACCCCCCCCAACCACGACGGAACCTTCCAGACCTCGGTCGAGCTGAGAGTGGAGGTGACGCCCGCCGCGGCGGAGCGGGAGTACGAATGTGTGTTCCAGCTGGCCGGCGTCTCGGAAGGCATCGTCATCAAGCTGGACGCCGGAAGCATCCTGAGCAACCAGG AAGAGCAAGACAGGAAGAAGGCGGTGGCCATCGCCGTCCCATTGGTGGTCCTCGCTCTGGTGGCGGTGGTGATGGGTGGTGCGCATCAACACATAACAAAAACTATAAAAACACAGGTACGTACATATTCGTTATCCTCTGCGTAG
- the LOC119130288 gene encoding H-2 class I histocompatibility antigen, K-Q alpha chain-like isoform X2: protein MNCTRLLNVKTKQDHGCHFCVSLSVIRKLNYFKTSSQVAKLPEFLEAAYVDGVQIQQFDSNHRETKAKHDRVNKITEDKPHFWEIVINIQNEQNMKDNIETAKKRFNQTGGVHMIQVISGCERDDETGEVDGWQHHRHDGEDVISFEAKTMTWIAAHPQAFIPKLKFDQIDGYNEARKNYYTEECPSDLKKHVSNGRDFLTRTELPKVSLLQKTPSSPVTCHATGFYPITSSLFWRKNGEEIHEDVEMGETPPNHDGTFQTSVELRVEVTPAAAEREYECVFQLAGVSEGIVIKLDAGSILSNQEQDRKKAVAIAVPLVVLALVAVVMGGAHQHITKTIKTQVRTYSLSSA from the exons atgaattgcACAAGATTgctaaatgtaaaaacaaagcaagatcatgggtgtcatttttgtgttaGTCTTTCCGTCATTCGCAAGCTCAATTATTTCAAGACCAGCTCTCAAGTTGCAAAGCTACCAGAGTTCTTGGAGGCGGCGTATGTTGACGGCGTTCAGATTCAGCAGTTTGACAGTAACCACAGGGAAACGAAAGCCAAACATGACCGGGTGAACAAAATCACAGAAGATAAGCCGCACTTCTGGGAGATAGTGATCAATATTCAGAATGAGCAGAACATGAAGGACAACATTGAAACCGCTAAAAAGCGCTTCAACCAAACTGGAG GTGTTCACATGATTCAGGTGATAAGCGGCTGTGAACGGGATGATGAGACTGGGGAGGTTGACGGTTGGCAGCACCACCGTCACGATGGAGAAGACGTCATATCATTTGAGGCGAAGACGATGACATGGATCGCAGCACATCCACAAGCTTTCATCCCCAAATTGAAGTTTGACCAAATAGATGGGTACAATGAAGCCAGGAAGAATTACTACACTGAGGAGTGTCCTTCTGATTTGAAGAAGCATGTGAGCAACGGGAGGGACTTCCTGACGAGAACCG AGCTTCCCAAGGTGTCTCTCCTGCAGAAGACGCCTTCCTCTCCGGTCACCTGCCACGCCACGGGTTTCTACCCCATTACATCGTCCCTCTTTTGGAGGAAGAACGGCGAGGAGATCCACGAGGACGTGGAGATGGGGGAGACCCCCCCCAACCACGACGGAACCTTCCAGACCTCGGTCGAGCTGAGAGTGGAGGTGACGCCCGCCGCGGCGGAGCGGGAGTACGAATGTGTGTTCCAGCTGGCCGGCGTCTCGGAAGGCATCGTCATCAAGCTGGACGCCGGAAGCATCCTGAGCAACCAGG AGCAAGACAGGAAGAAGGCGGTGGCCATCGCCGTCCCATTGGTGGTCCTCGCTCTGGTGGCGGTGGTGATGGGTGGTGCGCATCAACACATAACAAAAACTATAAAAACACAGGTACGTACATATTCGTTATCCTCTGCGTAG